A genomic segment from Bacteroidota bacterium encodes:
- a CDS encoding T9SS type A sorting domain-containing protein, giving the protein MKRCLCSIFLYVIIASTFSLNAQNSCSTSGTAVSGAGDLSMTGGVNYYVAKNTSWSGNLTGSNANVLRINDICSGSSQGSWTGGITETWFPNSSNFRIAVYGIINTSTTWTVNNNRTWYDTIYSSGSQTLGGLIISSSGPNSIVNYGTLTINGDLNITGSITIINKSGGTVHITGSITGTGNPNYDNSGTFTVDGTFNYFGTGNLTNNAGGIINAGTISSNSNGTLTNNGQINVSNNWTSNSTTIINNSYIIIGGTYSGNTNMTWGPSSYFRANIWNSSGNITGPGSSCAALDVTTSWSYSGTVGAGNSGNVYMCLRASPGSGPGGSLNSTQLTCSGCTTLPIELILLTVEAVNGINYLHWMTATETNNAYFTIERSKDGVSFEPIGKISGAGNSSKNLRYAFADEKPFEGQNYYRLMQTDFDGKYSFSPVVSSNRTKNLSMNLFPNPNNGTFTIDVRNYRPEDGVLIVMLNILGKEVYFSKVDVSSDTGSANYLTVNNDNISPGVYYVIASSNNYIVKHKLVVSK; this is encoded by the coding sequence ATGAAAAGGTGTTTATGTAGTATTTTCTTATATGTTATTATTGCTTCCACTTTCTCATTAAACGCGCAAAATTCCTGTTCTACATCCGGCACTGCCGTTTCCGGAGCCGGAGACCTTTCAATGACCGGCGGTGTAAATTACTATGTAGCAAAAAACACATCCTGGTCTGGGAATTTAACCGGTTCGAATGCGAACGTTTTGAGAATAAATGATATTTGTTCCGGCTCGTCGCAAGGCTCCTGGACCGGCGGCATTACCGAAACATGGTTTCCTAATTCAAGTAACTTTAGAATTGCTGTTTATGGAATAATCAATACTTCCACTACATGGACAGTCAACAATAATCGTACCTGGTATGATACTATTTATTCTTCCGGAAGTCAAACTTTGGGTGGTTTAATTATATCCAGCAGTGGTCCAAACTCTATTGTGAATTATGGTACACTCACCATCAATGGCGATCTGAATATTACCGGTTCAATAACTATAATTAATAAAAGTGGCGGCACAGTGCACATTACCGGAAGCATTACCGGGACCGGCAATCCTAATTACGACAATTCAGGAACATTTACCGTAGATGGCACTTTCAATTATTTCGGTACCGGGAATTTGACCAACAATGCCGGAGGAATAATTAATGCAGGAACTATTAGCTCCAATAGTAACGGCACATTAACAAATAACGGACAAATAAATGTCTCAAATAACTGGACCTCTAACTCCACCACAATAATAAACAACAGTTACATAATTATCGGGGGTACTTACAGTGGCAACACAAATATGACATGGGGACCTTCCAGCTACTTTCGGGCCAATATATGGAATTCAAGCGGCAACATTACAGGCCCGGGATCATCATGCGCTGCCTTAGATGTTACAACATCCTGGAGTTATTCCGGAACAGTTGGAGCGGGGAATTCCGGAAATGTTTATATGTGCTTAAGGGCTAGTCCGGGAAGCGGGCCGGGAGGATCGCTGAATAGCACGCAGCTCACATGCAGCGGGTGCACCACTCTTCCAATTGAATTAATACTGCTGACTGTTGAAGCTGTTAACGGTATAAATTATTTACATTGGATGACGGCCACTGAAACCAACAATGCGTACTTTACAATAGAGCGTTCAAAGGATGGCGTATCGTTTGAGCCAATTGGGAAGATCAGCGGCGCGGGCAATAGCTCTAAAAATTTACGTTATGCTTTTGCAGATGAAAAGCCATTTGAAGGCCAGAATTATTACAGGCTTATGCAAACTGATTTTGATGGCAAGTATAGTTTTTCTCCTGTTGTTTCATCCAACCGGACAAAAAATCTTTCAATGAATTTGTTTCCTAACCCCAACAACGGAACATTTACAATTGATGTGAGAAATTACCGGCCCGAAGACGGAGTTTTAATTGTAATGCTTAATATACTTGGCAAAGAGGTTTATTTTTCGAAGGTTGATGTGTCATCCGATACCGGTTCGGCAAATTATCTTACTGTAAATAATGACAACATTTCTCCGGGTGTATACTATGTGATCGCCTCCTCCAATAACTATATTGTGAAACATAAGCTGGTAGTTTCAAAATAA
- the tnpA gene encoding IS200/IS605 family transposase produces the protein MSEHIHKRHNKSLLLYHMVSPIKYRRVILSEAVEKSLVEVCKQISERYEIHFIEIGADDNHVHFLIQSVPSLSVEIIVR, from the coding sequence ATGAGTGAACATATTCATAAGCGTCATAATAAAAGTTTGCTATTGTATCACATGGTTTCTCCGATAAAATATCGGAGGGTTATATTGTCTGAAGCAGTTGAAAAAAGCTTGGTCGAAGTATGTAAGCAGATTTCGGAGAGATATGAAATACATTTTATAGAAATTGGCGCAGACGACAATCACGTTCATTTTTTGATACAGAGCGTTCCAAGTCTTTCTGTTGAAATAATAGTTAGA
- the rnhA gene encoding ribonuclease HI produces MIHIYTDGSARGNPGPGGYGIVLISGHHRKEISQGYKHTTNNRMELLSVIVALEMLKKDGSEVIIFSDSKYVVDSVEKKWVFGWQKKGFKEKKNADLWQRFLRIYPKHKVHFKWVKGHANNPENNLCDELAVSASHGQHLLNDEGYEGA; encoded by the coding sequence ATGATCCACATCTACACTGATGGTTCTGCACGAGGAAATCCTGGTCCCGGAGGTTATGGCATTGTATTGATTTCAGGACATCACCGGAAGGAGATTTCACAAGGGTATAAGCATACCACTAATAACCGCATGGAATTGTTAAGCGTTATTGTTGCGCTAGAAATGTTGAAAAAGGACGGAAGTGAAGTAATTATTTTTTCTGACTCAAAATATGTAGTGGATTCGGTGGAAAAAAAGTGGGTATTTGGTTGGCAGAAAAAAGGGTTTAAAGAAAAAAAAAATGCCGACCTGTGGCAGCGTTTTCTGCGGATTTATCCTAAACATAAAGTGCATTTTAAATGGGTTAAAGGCCATGCCAATAATCCCGAGAATAATTTGTGCGATGAATTGGCGGTTTCCGCGTCGCATGGGCAGCACTTATTAAATGATGAGGGTTATGAAGGAGCTTGA